The following proteins come from a genomic window of Nitrospirota bacterium:
- the eno gene encoding phosphopyruvate hydratase — MSEIIDVYAREVLDSRGNPTVEADVILESGAMGRAIVPSGASTGEREALELRDGGTRYQGKGVQNAVNNVIEVIGPAVMGMDAIEQAVIDRTMIDIDGTENKGKLGANAMLAVSLAVAKAAAEDAGLPLYHYLGGPNAKELPVPMMNVLNGGAHADNNVDIQEFMIIPAGAPSCTEAIRIGAEVFHNLKSVLKKRGYNTSVGDEGGFAPNLKSNEEAVQVILEAIEKAGYKPGQDVFLGIDAAASEFYENGVYDLKGEGKKMSSEEMVSFYEAWVKRYPIVSIEDGMSEKDWKGWKLLTDRLGKKVQIVGDDIFVTNTSIFKKGIAEGIGNSILIKLNQIGTLTETLDAIEMAKRAGYTSVISHRSGESEDSTIADLAVATNTGQIKTGSLSRTDRIAKYNQLIRIEEELGDAAVYRGREVFFSLSK, encoded by the coding sequence ATGAGCGAGATCATCGATGTGTATGCGCGCGAGGTGCTGGATTCGCGGGGCAATCCCACGGTGGAGGCCGATGTCATCCTTGAGAGCGGTGCTATGGGCCGGGCCATTGTGCCGAGCGGCGCGTCAACGGGTGAGCGCGAGGCCCTTGAACTCAGGGACGGCGGTACTCGCTACCAGGGAAAGGGCGTCCAGAACGCGGTGAACAACGTGATTGAGGTGATCGGTCCTGCAGTCATGGGAATGGATGCCATCGAGCAGGCCGTGATCGACCGGACCATGATCGACATCGACGGTACCGAGAACAAGGGCAAACTCGGCGCGAATGCCATGCTTGCCGTGTCGCTTGCCGTGGCCAAGGCCGCCGCGGAGGATGCAGGCCTGCCGTTGTACCATTACCTCGGCGGCCCGAATGCAAAGGAATTGCCTGTTCCCATGATGAATGTGCTGAACGGCGGCGCGCATGCGGACAACAATGTCGATATCCAGGAGTTCATGATCATTCCGGCCGGCGCTCCATCCTGCACCGAGGCGATACGCATCGGCGCAGAGGTGTTCCACAATCTCAAATCAGTCCTTAAGAAAAGAGGATACAATACCTCGGTCGGCGATGAGGGTGGATTTGCCCCGAACCTTAAATCGAACGAAGAGGCGGTGCAGGTGATCCTTGAGGCCATCGAAAAGGCCGGTTACAAGCCGGGGCAGGATGTTTTTCTCGGGATTGACGCCGCGGCAAGCGAGTTTTACGAAAACGGGGTCTATGATCTGAAGGGTGAAGGGAAAAAGATGTCATCCGAAGAGATGGTCTCGTTCTACGAAGCGTGGGTGAAGCGATATCCCATCGTCAGCATCGAGGACGGGATGTCGGAGAAGGATTGGAAGGGATGGAAGCTCCTGACCGACCGGTTGGGCAAGAAGGTCCAGATCGTGGGCGATGACATCTTCGTGACCAACACCTCGATCTTCAAAAAGGGCATCGCAGAAGGGATCGGCAACTCGATCCTGATCAAGTTGAACCAGATCGGCACGCTTACCGAGACCCTCGATGCCATCGAGATGGCGAAGCGTGCGGGTTATACATCCGTCATTTCGCATCGCTCCGGAGAGAGCGAAGACTCGACCATCGCGGACCTTGCTGTTGCGACGAACACCGGACAGATCAAGACAGGATCTCTCTCTCGCACGGACCGCATCGCCAAGTACAATCAGCTCATACGGATCGAAGAAGAACTGGGAGACGCGGCAGTGTATCGGGGCAGGGAAGTGTTTTTCAGTCTTAGTAAATAA
- a CDS encoding phosphoglucomutase/phosphomannomutase family protein, which produces MEKIKFGTSGWRGVIADDFTFSRVRAVTQAIADHLIAQGLKDKGVVVGYDTRFLSERFAAESVRVFAANGIRSFLSNRDVPTPAVAFDIIRRKAAGGINFTASHNPPEYNGLKFSAAWGGPALPETTKDIEARANALIDKNSIKTMSLAEARQKGMVDDADLRKAYLDDLRKKIDFEPIKKAKLKVAVDLLYGTGRDYLDSVLGDAGCAVTVVHGQRDALFGGRSPEPSEENLAELSATMKKGRFDLGLAVDGDADRFGIMDPDGSYINPNQVLALILDYLCRTRGWKGGAARSIATTHLIDAVAKKHGIEVYETGVGFKFIGDLLVQGKIIFGGEESAGMTIKDHVPEKDGILACLLVAEMVSSERKTIHDMLKRLYKEVGVILNDRVNIRLTEANHAAVYARLSQPLNEFGGLRVKGKKTTADGTKYMLEDDSWVLMRASGTEPVVRVYVESSSEEMIKELIEAGKQFILGQ; this is translated from the coding sequence ATTGAAAAAATAAAGTTCGGTACTTCGGGCTGGCGCGGCGTGATCGCTGATGATTTTACTTTCAGCAGAGTACGGGCGGTGACCCAGGCGATCGCCGACCACCTTATTGCACAGGGGCTGAAAGACAAGGGCGTGGTCGTAGGATATGATACGCGCTTTTTGTCCGAGCGGTTTGCCGCGGAGTCCGTCAGGGTCTTTGCGGCGAACGGGATTCGCTCTTTTCTCTCGAACAGGGATGTCCCCACCCCGGCGGTCGCCTTCGACATCATTCGCAGAAAGGCCGCGGGAGGCATCAACTTCACTGCCAGTCACAACCCGCCTGAATACAACGGCCTGAAATTCTCAGCAGCCTGGGGCGGTCCGGCACTGCCTGAAACCACGAAAGACATTGAAGCGCGGGCCAACGCTCTTATTGATAAGAACTCCATAAAAACCATGTCGCTGGCCGAGGCAAGACAAAAAGGGATGGTGGATGACGCCGATCTCCGCAAGGCCTATCTTGATGACCTCAGAAAAAAGATCGATTTTGAACCTATAAAAAAAGCAAAATTGAAGGTCGCGGTTGATCTGCTTTACGGGACGGGCAGGGACTATCTGGACAGCGTGCTCGGGGACGCCGGTTGTGCGGTCACGGTCGTGCATGGACAGCGCGACGCACTGTTCGGCGGACGCTCTCCCGAACCGTCCGAGGAAAACCTCGCGGAACTTTCGGCAACGATGAAAAAGGGACGATTTGACCTCGGACTGGCGGTAGACGGCGACGCAGACCGTTTTGGAATCATGGACCCGGACGGGTCCTACATTAATCCGAATCAGGTCCTTGCCCTGATCCTGGATTACCTCTGTCGGACCCGGGGATGGAAAGGCGGCGCTGCCCGCTCCATTGCAACCACCCATCTCATCGACGCGGTAGCCAAGAAACACGGCATAGAGGTGTACGAAACAGGAGTGGGGTTCAAGTTTATCGGAGACCTGCTGGTACAGGGAAAGATCATCTTCGGCGGTGAAGAAAGCGCAGGGATGACGATCAAGGACCACGTGCCGGAAAAGGACGGCATTCTTGCCTGTCTTCTGGTGGCTGAAATGGTCTCCAGCGAACGAAAAACCATCCATGATATGCTGAAAAGGCTCTACAAGGAAGTAGGCGTCATTTTAAACGACCGGGTCAATATACGACTTACCGAAGCCAATCACGCGGCAGTATATGCGCGGCTCAGTCAACCCCTGAACGAGTTCGGCGGGCTCCGGGTAAAGGGTAAGAAGACCACCGCAGACGGGACCAAGTACATGCTTGAGGACGACAGCTGGGTCCTGATGCGCGCGTCAGGCACAGAGCCGGTGGTGCGAGTGTATGTCGAATCCTCTTCCGAGGAAATGATAAAAGAATTAATCGAAGCCGGGAAGCAGTTCATCCTGGGGCAGTGA
- a CDS encoding metallophosphatase family protein, translating to MISDTHVPAIMRSLPAVVFQVFQGVDLILHAGDILEMSVLDELRTIAPVEAVAGNMDGSEVHLHLPDKKVIPLGKYSVGLIHGKYKIELQREMIRKEFDDIDLIVYGHSHTPFWGKVNGVYFLNPGSPTDKRHAPYNSVALLEVGDELKAEIIRI from the coding sequence GTGATTTCCGATACCCACGTTCCCGCCATCATGCGGTCCCTGCCGGCAGTTGTCTTTCAAGTCTTTCAGGGCGTCGACCTCATTCTCCACGCAGGCGATATCCTCGAGATGTCGGTGCTCGATGAACTCAGGACCATTGCGCCCGTCGAGGCGGTCGCCGGCAACATGGACGGCTCCGAGGTCCATTTGCATCTTCCGGATAAAAAGGTCATTCCCCTCGGGAAATACAGCGTTGGCCTTATTCACGGTAAATATAAGATAGAGCTCCAGCGAGAAATGATCAGGAAAGAGTTCGATGATATAGACCTGATCGTCTACGGGCATTCGCACACGCCCTTCTGGGGAAAGGTGAACGGCGTGTATTTTCTGAACCCGGGAAGCCCGACCGATAAACGGCATGCGCCGTATAATTCCGTTGCCCTCCTTGAGGTGGGGGACGAGTTGAAAGCGGAAATAATAAGGATCTGA
- the hisS gene encoding histidine--tRNA ligase: MSIQAIKGVKDVLPQDMPVWQYLEATARKLFEDYGFTEIRVPVFEYTELFARSIGASTDIVEKEMYTFEDRDGRKITLRPEGTAGVVRAFIEHKLYADAQLTKLYYLGPMFRHERPQKGRYRQFYQIGVEALGLDHPHVDIEVLAMLHTLFARLGISGLSLQINSLGDSECRGAYRDALKQYLTAKLPTLCADCQRRYETNPLRVLDCKVDADKFTDSPVMLDYLCDPCKSHFETVEQGLKTLGIPFEVNKRLVRGLDYYTRTTFELVMGHLGAQNTVAAGGRYDGLVKEIGGPATPGIGFALGVERAISLMDTGRVVFPRPALFIAALGPDAVALVLPIIHRLKSSGIPVEMDYMGASLKSQMKKADKSGAGHTLIIGEQEMKSGMAVLRNMQTKEQEEIALRNIEEELKKRTARPL, translated from the coding sequence ATGTCGATCCAGGCGATCAAAGGCGTGAAAGACGTGCTGCCGCAGGACATGCCGGTGTGGCAATACCTCGAAGCGACGGCGCGCAAGCTGTTCGAGGACTACGGGTTCACCGAGATACGGGTCCCGGTGTTCGAATATACGGAACTGTTCGCCCGGAGCATCGGCGCGTCAACGGACATTGTTGAGAAGGAGATGTATACCTTTGAGGACCGCGACGGCAGAAAGATCACGCTCAGGCCGGAAGGGACCGCCGGCGTGGTGCGCGCGTTCATTGAACACAAACTGTATGCCGATGCCCAGCTTACGAAGCTGTATTACCTCGGCCCCATGTTCCGGCATGAGCGTCCGCAGAAAGGCCGGTACCGCCAGTTCTACCAGATCGGCGTTGAGGCGCTTGGACTCGACCACCCTCATGTCGATATCGAGGTCCTGGCGATGCTGCACACACTTTTCGCCAGACTCGGCATCAGCGGCTTGAGCCTGCAGATCAATTCTCTGGGAGACAGCGAGTGCAGGGGTGCATACCGGGACGCACTCAAACAGTATCTAACGGCAAAGCTGCCGACCCTGTGCGCGGATTGCCAACGGCGGTACGAGACAAACCCTCTTCGCGTTCTGGATTGCAAGGTGGATGCGGACAAGTTCACGGACTCGCCGGTGATGCTCGATTATCTCTGCGATCCCTGCAAATCGCATTTCGAGACCGTGGAACAAGGGCTTAAGACGCTCGGCATTCCATTCGAGGTCAATAAACGTCTGGTACGCGGACTCGACTATTATACCCGCACGACATTCGAACTGGTGATGGGCCATTTGGGCGCGCAGAACACCGTGGCCGCCGGAGGCAGGTACGACGGCCTGGTCAAGGAGATCGGCGGCCCCGCAACCCCGGGGATCGGTTTTGCGCTCGGCGTCGAGCGGGCGATATCACTCATGGATACCGGCAGAGTAGTGTTTCCCCGACCCGCGCTTTTCATCGCCGCGCTGGGACCGGACGCGGTGGCGCTGGTACTTCCGATCATCCATCGCCTCAAATCGTCCGGGATACCCGTTGAGATGGATTACATGGGCGCGAGCCTCAAGAGCCAGATGAAGAAAGCGGACAAATCCGGGGCCGGCCATACGCTGATCATCGGTGAACAGGAAATGAAGAGCGGGATGGCGGTGCTCCGGAATATGCAGACCAAGGAACAGGAAGAGATCGCGCTCCGGAATATCGAAGAGGAGCTGAAGAAAAGAACAGCGCGCCCATTATGA
- a CDS encoding phosphate/phosphite/phosphonate ABC transporter substrate-binding protein: MHQKGFAISAVLSLLFLVHLELSVHAAPPIPSAAEAPQPGPAKSEFSMGVFPFLSPSIIESIFAPVAAELGLALGRHVHMYSASSFDIFMERLQRRKYDIAHVHPFDYVRIAAPAGYLPIATRNEKLSMLFVVLDNSPIRSARDLKGKTIGIASSLSTADYLARITLNQAGFRLGKDVTLKYFSDHLSCLQQLHIGTISSCATTSAVMRVFEARNNVKLRGFMRSPLVPHTLFVVHSRVPQKDRDTITRTILSTTLSEVPKDLKELFVEQNGKYFKPVTDADYDIVRTYLDRLEKE; encoded by the coding sequence ATGCATCAAAAAGGTTTCGCGATATCAGCAGTGCTCTCTCTTCTGTTCCTGGTCCACCTGGAGCTGTCTGTCCATGCCGCGCCGCCCATCCCTTCCGCCGCAGAGGCGCCCCAGCCCGGCCCCGCAAAGAGTGAATTCAGCATGGGTGTTTTCCCCTTTCTATCGCCCTCGATCATCGAAAGTATCTTTGCGCCGGTCGCCGCGGAATTAGGTCTGGCCCTTGGCCGCCATGTTCATATGTACAGCGCTTCGTCCTTTGATATTTTTATGGAACGATTACAGCGCCGGAAATACGATATCGCCCATGTACATCCTTTTGACTACGTTCGTATCGCGGCCCCGGCGGGATATCTTCCCATAGCCACCCGTAATGAGAAACTCTCCATGCTGTTCGTCGTGCTTGATAACAGCCCCATTCGCTCAGCCCGTGACCTCAAGGGGAAGACCATTGGCATCGCGTCATCTCTGTCGACCGCCGACTATCTGGCAAGGATAACGCTGAATCAGGCAGGCTTCCGATTGGGGAAAGACGTTACCCTGAAATATTTCAGCGATCATCTTTCGTGTCTCCAGCAGCTCCATATCGGGACCATCAGCTCCTGCGCCACGACAAGCGCCGTCATGCGAGTTTTTGAGGCCCGGAATAACGTGAAACTGCGGGGATTCATGCGGTCGCCGTTGGTCCCCCATACCCTGTTTGTTGTCCACTCCCGGGTGCCGCAAAAGGACCGCGACACCATCACCAGGACCATTCTCTCCACAACGCTTTCCGAGGTCCCGAAAGATCTGAAAGAACTGTTCGTGGAACAAAATGGCAAATACTTCAAGCCCGTTACGGATGCCGACTATGACATAGTGCGTACCTATCTTGACCGCCTGGAAAAAGAATGA
- a CDS encoding PAS domain S-box protein, with product MKRTLSLKYRIASIIILLAGLMIVAVLWLSLSLSVSSRHRELAVKEDAYLMLLKDACHAALIKEEYMDLQPYIAGLRQDPQVEHIILADRNNLVLVSTDPSEVGRPMPALDREVDHVWRSQEITNPTGRLGLLAMRFSETALKTAYYRTLIFSILIAIGGLTVMAFVGLWLGTLLTKRLEVLAGAARQMAEGDLSVALAADGADEVAELNRLFNTMAGRLETTIKDLKDGAEYIHALMNKALDAIVTIDEQGAVELANPAAEKIFGYSSDELFGMNIFKLLPGLPTEQGESSALHSLSAIGSTSDVTAQRKDGTRFPAELSASEMCLRNKCVTIAIIRDTTDRKQAEEEKQKLQSQLLHAHKMEAVGQLAGGIAHDFNNILTAIIGYGSIILMKMGADDPLRSHMDQVLKAAQRAANLTKGLLTFSRKQVINPQPVQLNTVIEQVEKLLLRLIGEDIALKTVLTNKTTLVLADTGQLEQVLINLATNARDAMPNGGDLTIVTDHADIDERFIRTHSFGKKGSYVTVSVMDTGFGMDESTRQKIFDPFFTTKEVGKGTGLGLAIIYGIIKQHNGFIRVSSELGKGTTFTIYLSLIKTTARSAAPSELAAQYMGGTETILLVEDDVTLKNLSKKILEESGYTVIEAEDGQDAIDKFRTHWNRIDLLLTDIIMPKKNGREVYEEAKRIAPRIKTLFISGYPSEIIRNKGLLEDGLIFVCKPFTPQELLQTVRTVLDK from the coding sequence ATGAAGCGGACCCTCTCCCTGAAATATCGCATTGCCTCGATCATCATCCTGCTGGCGGGGCTCATGATCGTGGCCGTGCTCTGGCTGTCGCTCTCCTTGTCGGTCTCGTCCAGGCACCGGGAACTCGCCGTAAAAGAAGACGCCTATCTCATGCTCCTGAAGGACGCCTGCCACGCAGCCCTGATCAAGGAAGAATACATGGATCTTCAGCCTTATATAGCGGGGCTCCGGCAGGACCCGCAGGTCGAGCACATAATCCTGGCTGACCGCAACAACCTCGTCCTTGTCAGTACGGACCCCTCCGAGGTGGGTCGCCCGATGCCGGCGCTGGACCGCGAAGTTGATCATGTCTGGCGCTCCCAGGAAATCACCAATCCGACGGGCAGGCTTGGCCTCCTTGCCATGCGGTTTTCGGAAACCGCACTCAAGACTGCGTACTATCGGACGCTCATCTTCAGCATCCTCATTGCCATCGGCGGCTTGACCGTCATGGCGTTCGTCGGTCTGTGGCTCGGAACACTCCTGACGAAACGTCTGGAAGTCCTGGCGGGCGCCGCTCGCCAGATGGCGGAGGGGGACCTGAGCGTTGCCCTTGCCGCCGACGGCGCCGATGAAGTGGCCGAATTGAACCGGCTGTTCAACACGATGGCGGGCAGACTTGAGACTACTATTAAAGACCTTAAAGACGGCGCCGAATATATTCACGCGCTTATGAACAAGGCCCTTGACGCCATTGTTACCATCGATGAGCAGGGCGCCGTCGAGTTGGCCAATCCGGCGGCGGAAAAAATCTTCGGATATTCTTCGGATGAGTTGTTCGGAATGAATATTTTTAAGTTGCTGCCCGGACTCCCGACAGAACAGGGGGAGAGTTCTGCATTACACTCTTTGTCGGCTATAGGGAGTACATCCGATGTAACAGCGCAAAGAAAGGACGGCACACGCTTCCCGGCAGAGCTGTCGGCGAGCGAAATGTGCCTGAGAAACAAGTGCGTAACCATCGCCATTATCCGCGATACAACGGACCGCAAGCAGGCCGAGGAGGAAAAACAAAAGCTCCAGTCCCAGTTGCTGCATGCCCATAAGATGGAAGCCGTGGGCCAGCTCGCGGGCGGCATCGCCCACGACTTCAACAACATTCTTACTGCCATCATCGGCTACGGCAGCATTATCCTCATGAAGATGGGCGCCGATGATCCCCTGCGGTCCCATATGGACCAGGTCCTCAAGGCCGCGCAACGGGCGGCCAACCTCACAAAAGGCCTTCTCACCTTCAGCCGGAAACAGGTCATCAATCCCCAACCGGTACAGCTGAACACCGTTATCGAACAGGTGGAAAAGCTCCTCCTCCGGCTCATCGGTGAGGACATTGCGCTCAAGACCGTCCTGACAAATAAAACCACCCTTGTGCTGGCCGACACGGGACAGCTCGAGCAAGTACTGATCAACCTTGCCACCAATGCCAGGGACGCGATGCCCAACGGAGGGGACCTCACCATCGTGACGGACCATGCCGATATCGACGAGCGTTTCATCCGCACTCATAGCTTCGGGAAAAAGGGCAGTTACGTTACGGTATCTGTTATGGATACCGGTTTCGGCATGGACGAAAGCACCCGGCAGAAGATCTTCGACCCGTTCTTCACTACCAAAGAAGTGGGCAAGGGCACCGGACTCGGCCTCGCCATCATTTACGGCATCATAAAGCAGCACAATGGATTCATCCGCGTCTCCAGTGAACTCGGCAAAGGGACGACGTTTACGATCTATCTGTCTCTCATAAAGACCACTGCGAGATCAGCGGCCCCTTCAGAGCTGGCCGCCCAATACATGGGCGGCACGGAAACCATTCTGCTCGTTGAAGACGATGTGACCTTGAAGAACCTGTCCAAAAAGATCCTTGAGGAATCCGGCTATACAGTCATCGAGGCTGAGGATGGTCAGGACGCCATTGACAAATTTCGGACACACTGGAACAGGATAGACCTTCTCCTGACCGACATCATCATGCCGAAGAAGAACGGCCGGGAGGTATACGAGGAGGCGAAGCGGATCGCACCGCGCATCAAGACCCTTTTCATCAGCGGCTATCCCTCCGAGATCATCCGGAATAAGGGCCTGCTCGAAGATGGCCTCATTTTCGTTTGTAAACCCTTCACCCCCCAGGAACTGCTCCAGACAGTAAGGACCGTCCTGGACAAGTGA
- a CDS encoding RuBisCO large subunit C-terminal-like domain-containing protein, translating into MSIIQNTCTPSTLFSGDRFSVTYRLFGSEKDARARAEDICIEQTVEFPADEVPEGIIREHVFGRIESFDAWDGESFRAVISYAVEIAAGELTQFLNVVFGNSSIKPGIRVEHLSLPESLLRCFKGPRFGRQGLRSLLNVPKRPLLSSAIKPMGLSSKELADLAYRFVLGGMDIIKDDHGLTDQSCSPFEERVKRCAEAVHKANRETGQRSIYVANITAPHREIVKRARIAKDAGAGGLMAAPGLVGFDLMRELADDESLALPTLTHPAFQGSFVTSRNGISHGVIFGQLARLAGADATIFPNFGGRFSFSREECKEIADATSAPMGHLKQIFPAPGGGMSLDNVPEMFETYGRDLIFLIGGGLFKHGPDLVENCRYFRKIVEKMQ; encoded by the coding sequence ATGTCTATTATCCAGAATACCTGCACCCCATCCACGCTCTTTTCCGGCGACCGCTTCTCCGTCACCTACCGGTTGTTCGGCAGCGAGAAAGACGCTCGTGCCAGGGCGGAGGATATCTGCATTGAACAGACCGTGGAATTTCCCGCTGATGAAGTACCGGAAGGGATCATCAGGGAGCATGTCTTTGGAAGGATCGAATCATTCGACGCCTGGGACGGTGAAAGCTTCAGAGCGGTCATCAGCTATGCCGTGGAGATAGCGGCAGGCGAACTGACGCAGTTCCTGAATGTCGTGTTCGGCAACAGCAGCATCAAACCCGGCATCAGGGTGGAACATCTCTCTCTCCCTGAATCACTTCTTCGCTGTTTCAAAGGGCCGCGTTTCGGCAGGCAGGGTCTCCGAAGCCTCTTGAATGTCCCAAAGCGACCGTTGCTTTCCTCGGCGATCAAACCCATGGGTCTTTCGTCAAAGGAGCTTGCGGACCTTGCATACCGGTTCGTCCTGGGAGGCATGGACATCATCAAGGACGACCATGGCTTGACCGATCAAAGCTGCTCGCCGTTCGAGGAACGGGTAAAACGGTGCGCTGAGGCTGTGCACAAGGCAAACCGGGAAACCGGTCAACGCAGTATCTACGTGGCGAATATTACCGCTCCTCACCGAGAGATCGTGAAGAGGGCCAGGATCGCAAAAGACGCGGGGGCAGGCGGCCTGATGGCTGCGCCGGGACTGGTCGGCTTTGATCTGATGAGGGAACTGGCGGACGATGAATCGCTCGCGCTGCCGACCCTGACGCATCCGGCGTTCCAGGGGAGTTTTGTGACCAGCCGGAACGGCATCTCCCACGGCGTCATCTTCGGCCAGCTTGCACGACTGGCGGGCGCGGACGCTACCATTTTCCCGAATTTTGGAGGCCGCTTCTCATTCAGCCGTGAGGAATGCAAAGAGATTGCAGACGCAACCTCGGCGCCGATGGGTCATCTCAAACAGATATTCCCCGCACCGGGAGGCGGCATGAGCCTCGATAATGTGCCGGAGATGTTCGAGACCTACGGTCGGGACCTGATATTTCTGATTGGTGGTGGGTTGTTCAAGCATGGCCCGGATCTTGTGGAAAACTGCCGTTATTTCAGAAAAATAGTGGAGAAGATGCAGTAG
- a CDS encoding SDR family oxidoreductase, with translation MKHSSEDIEYCITLLANLVNDTEQLANLPEEQRIALLKATGEISRPDRTERKKRNKTARKTQSLATLEKNRRARNSTGIRNARVDATFIAPAQIEGDSFEAEQKREELNSPRNCYICKEEYTRLHHFYDTMCKKCGDLNYRKRFQSASLHGQVAFITGARLKIGYQATLMMLRAGATVIATTRFPVDAALRYSREEGYAVWGERLKIHGLDLRHIPSVELFASYVEQHYGRLDILINNAAQTVRRPPGFYAHLMENEKTGFSVLSREAQKLLADHEECKKQVQSLCQNDNGQNSDLPVAWHNQNPGIGLRESARLSQVPYSHDSSLAAEELFPAGKLDADLQQVDLRKTNSWRLRLGEIPTTEMLEVQLVNAVAPFVLCNRLSSLMRRDYTGQKHIVNVTAMEGKFFRFKKDPRHPHTNMAKAALNMMTHTSAEDLAKDGIFMNAVDTGWVTDEDPAELSQYKQQVHDFQPPLDIVDGAARVCDPFFDGIATGKHWCGKFLKDYFPIEW, from the coding sequence GTGAAACACTCGTCGGAAGACATTGAATATTGCATTACCCTGCTTGCAAATCTCGTAAACGATACGGAACAGCTTGCTAATCTTCCGGAAGAACAAAGGATTGCTCTTCTGAAAGCGACCGGCGAGATATCCCGTCCCGATAGAACTGAAAGAAAAAAGCGAAACAAGACGGCAAGAAAAACACAGAGTCTGGCAACTCTCGAAAAAAACCGGCGCGCCAGAAATTCCACGGGGATCCGTAATGCGCGCGTTGATGCAACTTTTATTGCGCCTGCGCAGATTGAAGGTGATTCGTTCGAAGCGGAACAGAAACGCGAAGAACTGAATTCGCCGCGCAATTGCTATATATGCAAAGAAGAGTACACCCGGCTGCACCATTTCTATGATACCATGTGCAAAAAATGCGGTGACCTGAATTACCGGAAGCGGTTTCAGTCCGCGTCGCTTCATGGACAGGTCGCGTTCATTACCGGCGCACGTCTTAAAATTGGATATCAGGCGACTCTGATGATGCTGCGCGCCGGCGCTACGGTGATCGCCACAACCCGCTTTCCTGTTGACGCGGCCCTCAGATACTCCAGAGAAGAGGGATATGCCGTATGGGGAGAAAGGCTCAAGATCCATGGTCTTGATCTGAGGCATATCCCCAGTGTTGAACTCTTCGCAAGTTATGTGGAACAGCACTACGGGCGTCTTGATATCCTGATCAATAATGCCGCTCAGACGGTGAGGCGGCCTCCGGGTTTTTATGCCCATCTGATGGAGAATGAAAAAACCGGTTTCAGCGTATTGTCCAGGGAGGCGCAGAAGCTTCTTGCTGACCATGAGGAGTGCAAGAAACAGGTCCAATCACTTTGTCAGAACGATAACGGCCAAAACTCCGACCTTCCTGTTGCGTGGCATAATCAGAACCCCGGGATCGGTTTGCGCGAATCGGCCCGGCTGTCACAGGTCCCGTATAGCCACGACAGCTCGCTCGCGGCTGAGGAACTATTCCCTGCAGGAAAGCTCGATGCGGATCTTCAACAGGTTGATCTGCGCAAGACAAACAGCTGGCGCCTGCGTTTGGGAGAGATCCCGACAACTGAAATGCTTGAAGTGCAGCTGGTGAATGCCGTGGCGCCCTTTGTGCTGTGCAACAGGCTGTCATCGCTAATGCGGCGTGATTATACCGGCCAAAAGCATATTGTCAACGTGACGGCAATGGAAGGAAAGTTTTTCCGGTTCAAAAAAGACCCGCGCCATCCCCACACGAACATGGCGAAAGCAGCCCTGAATATGATGACCCATACGTCGGCGGAAGACCTGGCCAAAGACGGCATCTTTATGAATGCCGTTGATACGGGCTGGGTCACGGATGAAGATCCCGCGGAGCTTTCCCAGTACAAGCAACAAGTGCATGATTTTCAGCCACCCCTGGATATTGTCGATGGAGCCGCCAGGGTCTGCGATCCCTTCTTTGACGGAATTGCAACAGGGAAACACTGGTGCGGAAAATTTCTTAAAGATTATTTCCCCATTGAGTGGTAG